A stretch of DNA from Ricinus communis isolate WT05 ecotype wild-type chromosome 4, ASM1957865v1, whole genome shotgun sequence:
CTGCTGTTACAATAGATTAGCACCTTATGGATTCATGTCAAAGAAAATGTTACCTATCTATTCTAAACAAGAGCAAATTTGCTTCATATTCTTCAAATTATTCATGGAGAAAAGCAGAAGCGTATTCCCGTATTCTATAGCCTTACAAGAGATAATATCAACCTCAACAAATAGAAGAGCCTTATCTTAAAACAAAAGACTGTCACTAACCATTGTATCTTAAAATATGCATACAAGAACTAGATTCGATTATAATACATGTATACGTACTGCATTTGTTTCCACTGGAGAAAGGTATGCTTAGAAATGTCTGCTTTTATTCTTCTCCATTTGTTTCATGTTTCTGGTTTTCTTCAACTTTTTCTCCAGCATCTGTTTCCTCAGTCCTCGTATGTTCAGAAACAAGCTGCCCAACCTTGACATACTTCTCCATGAATTTATATTCCCAATCCTGTAAAACTTCAAGCTCAGATTCACTCAGACCCTCAAGATTCCCTGTTAGGTCTTTAGGGTCAAAAGACAGAAGAGCTAAAGCCCTGCTTGCATCCCTTCCAGCAAACTTCGCGTACGGTCCACCGGGACCATAAAACATCCTGCGCGCATACATCCACATTCTTACATGCCATTGGCAAATACTTAACGTATCTAGAGTACATGTTCTTGCCTATACACGAATCCTATAGATGTCACATTATATGTCATGTATCGATCATTCAAAGTTCAAGTCGTAAAACACCATACTATTGTTGTTCGTTCAGGTGTATACACTTAGAGTAACTCACTCTCCCAAATTTATTAGCTACCCaatctcatattaatttactaaaattgcattcttttttgttctttttcatcAGACCAACAACACAAAGTATAACTGATTTTGTTTGTacaagaattaaagaaaaacaacaagaacaagaagaaacaaataccTGGAGGAAGAGACATCATAGATCTGACCTTTAATAGCCATTAAAAGTGGCTTACTAGGATCAGAACCATCATAAGCTCTTAATTCTTGCTCTGTAACATAATCTCCTAACTGAACTGGTTCTAAGATTCTAGGTGTTGTTTGATCATTAATATGATTGTTGCTTAGCTTATGATTATGTAACTCTTCTGGGTCTACAAACATGCTGCACACCATTTTGTAAACCACCACCATTAGAGCTGCTATTGTGAAGAAGGCTGCTGGTGATAGGCCCGTATACCCCTCTATGCTATCCATCACTATTGAGTAAGTTGCCATTGATTTCtgtataattataattcaagTTTCTTTcaggaaattaaaaagaaaatagagagtTTGTGTTCATAAGGCTACTCTGCTCTGCTATGAGAAAACTATGATTTGGGAAGGACATGGAAAGCTAAGCCCATCGTACCTACCACGACTTACCTAATACCAACCACTTGAGACAGCGCTAGGGGCACACCATTTATCTATAAAGTTAGGAAAAAGGTGCATTTTTACCCCTAATGTTTATAGCTAAGGGCACATTTGATTGTAAACTATTTTTAAGGACAAATAAACTATTAAAGTTTTCAAAATCTATAATTCAGACCCTtcatttaatagaaaaactaattctttaattttatttacttttattttacacAGCTAGTTAAAATGCTAAAATCAGATGTAATAATCTCTGAACTCCAGACTTCTTGAAACATTATCAGACTACATCAATCACGGAAATGACTTAAACATAGTGTTTCATTCAAACTCATTTGAAAGCTTGTTAGATCAATAGATCATGTTTGACTTTGGAGCAGAGAAGTTTCATGGTTCTGCAGGAAGTGTTCTGAAAAATCTCTGCTAAGTTGGGTTTGAAGGATTGCATTCACTGCTACTATCAACTGCATTTGGAGGGCAAGGAATATTAGTATCTTCCAACAAGAAAGAATTGAAAGTAATATCATTTACCAGCATCTTAGAGAAGTTGTATTGcgaaaaattataatctaaCTTTGGAATGACAATTAAAAAGAACTATTTCACTTTATTTTGCATGTCTAAACAATACATAGTTGGATCATTAGAATATACTTAGAGGATGAAGGATCCATGAAGGCGTTAAAGGAAATTTATGATACACGCATTGTCAGCATTCAATTTTTTGATCAATATGGTCTGAAATTAGAAAGTTTATAGcctatttattgaaaaaaattaaaatgtgaTCTATTTAACTCTTTGACACAAGTTGAAGAGGCAAATTGActcttatcaattaaaatatggctacttaattttctttagccaAATTTAGCAAAATGGTTCAAATCTGTTGACAAAAGAGATTGAGCGATGGGTTTTCGaactttctcttcttcctggaacttttttttactttcttctcgctttttttaaatttagtgatgaattttaaactttttcaaTTCTCacactttttaatttttttgcttattttattttaatttatacaaaaaaaataattaactttatcCAAAGCTAATTTTAACCTATTATAAATGACttctctctcctttttttcatttcttttctctatcaTATTTTGTTCTACCCCTCCTTACTTTTATcaacttttccttttttattttttttctttcttttattgttactcattaattcttttctattttttttgtttctattttcttttgtttttctatatctttttttttcttcctcatGTATCTTttttagtctttttctttttcttttattttttattctttttattttaccatttttctctttattgtttttctctatttttttattaataactcttaatgtatttccttttctttttttctttcttcctttttcatattattattattgttattattaaaaattaattagaagttaataaaaaattgattgataattaatttaaattaaaattgataataataataataataataataattattattattattattattattattattataaaatcaagagattaatcactaattaattttattaagattaattagtgattaatTCTATGACATATAGAATTAGGATAAAATTAGCAAGAGTATTTTAGTCagtttaaaaattctttttttcttttatgcttttatAATTACTAGTTTTTTAACTCACGTGCATTGCATGTGAATATTAACTATTTGACTCGTTACCactatatagatatatataagaattgaTAGCGTGTCCTTCTGTTGTATCAATTATCATTTCAATTATCAACTTCTCCCATAATGATATATATACTACCTAGTATTATCATAATATCGGCcaatttcattcttttaactaattcggATAGAATTTGCAAATTGATAAAACCCGGCGGGTAAATTTTCTATCTCTAAGGAAAACTACTCTAATCTCCTATCAGaaaatccatatatatatatatatatatatatatatatagcattaTAAACATTTATAGTGCTAAGATAATGATAAAATCCTTTTATTATAGTAAATTTATCtacaaaaaaaatcaatttataacttataaaatttataccaaatatttttatagctagaaataaataaatttaatgtatttttaagaaaactaaagattcacatatattataaaaatatattagttttaatgaAGTAATATGATAGTATTGAGaattaatattcatataagaataatataatagGACTTTCTATTtgagtttttctttcatcaagcattttcttttttattaaagctTTAATCTAGCACTAATGTATATTAAACCTTgacttatcattttttttaatttttttgtcatgttttttatttgatatatttttttataaaattagttatctCCATcgttaaaaattcatatattattgACCACAATATAAAGttataacataatatattaattatcaattaaattaattttagataatgaTATTACATAAGtattaatctattttaattttttttttcagttttatcctaatttatttttattttacattttcactaaacatttaaagaaattttaatttttctacaAAGAATGTTAATATGTAAAGTTGGtgatttatttcaaatttctcATGTCAGTTATAAACATGTATGCGATTAATCagttaataaattcaaattttagtactaataaaaaatttaataattaatgaattattctaacaaataaaatatcaaattatttatttattattattaaatccaacttctttttagttttgataatcaaatttttatcaattaacaataattacaattaaaaatagcTATTTAAGTCAAGAGAGTCATTCCAAATAGACtcaaaaaagaattttcaaCTTCTTAATTGTAAGtgaaaaattctaaattgattatattaaagcctataaattatatgtataaCGACtcaataagttaatatattaacaaaatgtattcaaattgtaaaaaaaatttcattttttataaaaaaaaaaaaattaaattttctatcaACAATCTTATAGTCTTCTATTTTTACCATCGTATATTAATTCTTCAACAACATTATAATATATGTaaccaaataatttattgatggAAGATATACAAAACATCTTGTGCATTAactagtaattaatttttagtttaaaatctATAGAGCCCAAGATTCAAAAGTATCCACATATTGCTTTTAGTTACTTAATTTGTCAAGTAattgaatttagttttttaaaaaataattaataccaatacaaatcattaaaaagaatgtgtCATACATTTTCACTTCCCAAAGTGGCGACCATGCGTGGCCTTATGCAACTAAATAGAATGTAAAGTTTTGTTGGTGATGCTAGCCACTTTCACATTGCGATTCAAaacttagtttttttttttttttttttcatgttgaaattgtatttctttatttataatcttttagGATCCTAgttgtatataaattttatacctATATTATTAccatgtattttcttttttattaattaatataacttttctttatctttttatttataattttttagtgtCCTAATTGTATACGAATTTCATTCTTATattactattatattttttcattaactatattaaattagtaaaaaaaattaaattaattaatcttaataatattaattataatgcccttttaataattttgtctTTCACCATCTTCATGTATTACAGATATAGATATTTGGAcatctaataattataaacttttgtttttcaaaaagaaaaaaaaaaagggatcTTTGCTTCACTTCCTTTTATCTTCTCTAGACAGTAATTTTGCCTATCTTTCTAGCAACAAAAGCAACTGATATCAAATACATAATGTTAATTTTTGAAGGATAAGATAATAGTTCTTAACTGAAATACTTCGCCATCTGAATTTCTTTCTGCTTGTATCTACACTTCTCATAAAATGATTTGTTCTCAATACTGCAATCTAGAATAACCTTATAGCATCCCATTGATCGAGCATGGTTTGTCAGGAAGGcgataattttctttctcagcTGTTTCCCTCGAGCAGTGGAATCAACCACAACATCTTCAATGTGCTTGTTAGGTATGGCTCATATACCAGTTTAAGGGACAGATGCTGGAGCGGAGCAGAGTGAGCGAGTGGAGTTCATTCTGTTGAGTCATAAGATGATAATACAAAACTATGGCACACGCGTCTTGGTCATCTTAGTGAACGTGGAATGACtaaattgcataaaagaaatttgctGCGTGGTGTTAAAAGCTGCAAGCTTGATTTTTATAAGTTTTGTGTTCTTGGAAAACATACTAGAGTTAATTTCACGACTGGAAAGCACAAAACTGAAGGGATTCTTGATTATGTGCATTCTGATGTGTGAGGCCCTACTAGGGAATTGTCATTGGGTGGATCTCTATATTATGTTACTTTTACTGACAATTTTTCTTGGAAAGTTTGGGTGTATTTCTTGATACAGAAATCTGAAGTTTTGGTCAAATTCAAGCTTTGGAAAGCTGAGGTGGAGAACCAAACTGGTAGAAAAATCAAGTATTTGAGGTCTGATAATGGCATTGAGTACACAGATTCACAGTTTCATAAATTTTGTGAGGAGTATGGGATTCAGAGGCATTTATTAGTGCGCAAGACACCACAGCAGAATGGTGTTGCAGAAAGGACGAACAGGTCCTTAACTGAAAGGGCAAGATGCTTGAGACTGAATGCAGGGCTTCATAAAAACTTATGGGCAGAGGCTGTGAGTTTGGCGTGCTACCTTATCAACAAATCACCACGGGCATCATTAGGTGGCAAGGTTGCAGAAGAAGTATGGACGCCTAGTTCTTAGTCAAATGAATAGCACTTTGACTATCACAATGCAACTGAAATCCACCTTGTTGAACACCCAGTTCCTTTACTAGCCCAATAAGCCATAAAGCTTCTTTAACAACTTTAGCTACTTCCATGTACTCATCTTCAGTTGTAGATAATGCCACAATGGACTAAACTGTTGATTTCCAACATATAAGCCCTCCACCAAGAGTAAAAACATACCTAGTTGTAGACTTTCTATCATATAAATCACCAGCATAGTCTGAATAAACATACCCTACAACTAAAGGATCATCTTGTTACTACCGAAAACAATTCCATGCCCTATAGTACCTTTCAGATACCTAAAAATCTACTTGACTGCTTCCCAATGTCGCCTACCTGGTTTAGACATGTATTTACAAACTTGACTATGACATGAGCCAAGTCGGGATGAGTACATACCATTGCATACATTAAGCGACCAAGCGTATGGAACCTTTGCCATGTCTTCAATTTCCCTATCATCTTAGGACAACATTCGAAGAAAGCTTAAAATGATTTGCTAATGGAGTGCTCATTGGCTTTGCTTTGCTTATCCCAAACCTGTCTAACACTTTCTCAACTTAGCCTTGCTGAGATAACCACAGTTTCCTTGAGCCTCTATATCTATAAATCTCCATTCcaagaattttctttgcagcaCCTAAGTCTTTCATATCAAATTCCTGGCTCAATAAAGCTTTCAGACCAAGGACATCATGCATATTCTTTGCAGCAATCaacatatcatcaacatacagtaacagaaaaataaaaaaaaccatCATCAAAGCT
This window harbors:
- the LOC8289495 gene encoding membrane steroid-binding protein 2, with the translated sequence MATYSIVMDSIEGYTGLSPAAFFTIAALMVVVYKMVCSMFVDPEELHNHKLSNNHINDQTTPRILEPVQLGDYVTEQELRAYDGSDPSKPLLMAIKGQIYDVSSSRMFYGPGGPYAKFAGRDASRALALLSFDPKDLTGNLEGLSESELEVLQDWEYKFMEKYVKVGQLVSEHTRTEETDAGEKVEENQKHETNGEE